The DNA window CCTCTACGGAGCGGAACTCTACAAGCGGGGGCTGGCTCCGGTGATCTACGTCAGCCGGGTGGAATTTCCGCACCACCCGGACCTGACCGCCCTCGGCCTGCGTTTCACCCGCGAGGAGGACTCCGTCCAGCAGGCCCTGGCGCTCAAGGGCGTGCCCCGGGAGGCGGTGCGTCTGTATGGCGAGGGAGTGGTGAGCACGGTGGAGGAGGCCGAGACGCTGCGTCGGACGCTGCCGACCATGCCGCGCAGCCTGCTCCTGGTCACCGGCCCGTTCCACTGCCGCCGGGCCAAGCTCGTCTTCTCCCGGGTCTTCCCCGAGACGGACGTCCTGGCCTGCCCCGATCCCCGCGAAGCCCTGGCCGAACGCTGGTGGAAGGATCGGCGCTCGGCCCTGGCCGTGCTCCTGGAGACGGCCAAGACCGCCCATTACCTT is part of the Desulfovibrio aminophilus genome and encodes:
- a CDS encoding YdcF family protein, encoding MRLLKGILLTVGGLTLAAALLAAAVFPFLGRLMESGDAPKAADAIVLLGGNPVRALYGAELYKRGLAPVIYVSRVEFPHHPDLTALGLRFTREEDSVQQALALKGVPREAVRLYGEGVVSTVEEAETLRRTLPTMPRSLLLVTGPFHCRRAKLVFSRVFPETDVLACPDPREALAERWWKDRRSALAVLLETAKTAHYLLGGAFRSSDPPGRPGR